The genomic window GATCATCCGGCTGCTGGGGCGCGAGCCCACACGCACCGAACTGGGCATCTTCAGCGTGATGTGGAGTGAGCACTGCTCCTACAAGTCCTCGAAGGTGCATCTGAAGCGCCTGCCGACCCGGAGTTCGCGCGTCGTGCAGGGCCCGGGCGAGAACGCCGGCATCATCGATATCGGCGACGGCTGGGCCTGCGCCTTCAAGATCGAGTCGCACAACCACCCCTCGTTCATCGAGTCCTTCCAGGGAGCGGCCACCGGCGTGGGCGGCATCCTGCGCGACATCTTCACCATGGGAGCGCGGCCGCTGGCGGTGATGGATTCGCTGCGCTTCGGTCCGATCCGCGCCAGTGCCTCCGGCGATGCGGCCACCGTCCACAAGAACCATTCCTTGCTCGAGGGCGTGGTGGGCGGCATCGCCTCGTATGGCAACTGCTTCGGCGTGCCCAACCTGGGCGGCGAGACGAAATTCGAGTCCTGCTACTCGCAGAACCCGCTGGTGAACGCCTTCGCCCTTGGCCTGGTGAAGCGCGAGGAGATCTTCTACGCGCGCGCTTCGGGCGAGGGGAATCCGGTGATCTACGTCGGCGCCAAGACCGGGCGCGACGGCATCCACGGCGCCACCATGGCCAGCGAAGAATTCAGCGAGGCCAGCGAGCAGAAGCGCCCCAACGTGCAGGTGGGCGATCCGTTCCTGGAAAAGCTGCTGCTCGAGGCCTGCCTCGAAGCCATGCAGACCGGCGCGGTAGTCGGCATCCAGGATATGGGCGCCGCCGGCCTCACCTGCTCCAGTTGCGAGATGGGCGCCCGGGGCGGCGTAGGCATCGAGATCGACCTCGACAAGGTGCCGCAGCGCGAAACCGGCATGAACGCCTACGAGATCATGCTCTCAGAGTCGCAGGAGCGCATGTTGCTGGTGGCGGAGAAGGGCCGCGAAGCGGAAGTGTTCCGCGTGTTTGAGAAGTGGGGCCTGGACGCCGTGACCGTGGGCCGCGTCACTCGGGACGGCACCTTGCGGGTCGTCGAGCACGGGCAGGTCGTCGCCGAGATTCCCAACACCGCGCTCACCGACGAGGCTCCGGTGTATCGCCGTCCGCTGTCGCGGTGGGAAGCGCCCGTCGAGCGCGAGATGCCGGCGCGCATCCGGCTGGGCGTCACCTCTGACCTGACGGGAAACCTCACGAAGCTTCTAGCCTCGCCCAACATTTGCTCCAAGCGCTGGATCCACGAGCAGTACGAATCCATGGTGCGCACCAATACCATCCAG from Terriglobales bacterium includes these protein-coding regions:
- the purL gene encoding phosphoribosylformylglycinamidine synthase subunit PurL yields the protein MSTAAERPAITPEVVEEHGLTPEEYQKIIRLLGREPTRTELGIFSVMWSEHCSYKSSKVHLKRLPTRSSRVVQGPGENAGIIDIGDGWACAFKIESHNHPSFIESFQGAATGVGGILRDIFTMGARPLAVMDSLRFGPIRASASGDAATVHKNHSLLEGVVGGIASYGNCFGVPNLGGETKFESCYSQNPLVNAFALGLVKREEIFYARASGEGNPVIYVGAKTGRDGIHGATMASEEFSEASEQKRPNVQVGDPFLEKLLLEACLEAMQTGAVVGIQDMGAAGLTCSSCEMGARGGVGIEIDLDKVPQRETGMNAYEIMLSESQERMLLVAEKGREAEVFRVFEKWGLDAVTVGRVTRDGTLRVVEHGQVVAEIPNTALTDEAPVYRRPLSRWEAPVEREMPARIRLGVTSDLTGNLTKLLASPNICSKRWIHEQYESMVRTNTIQGPGGDAGVIRVKETARALAMSLDGNGRWCYLDPRLGAMHAVAEAARNVACVGAEPIAATNCLNFGNPEKPQIMWQFSQVVDGVAKACEALGTPITGGNVSFYNETLGEGIYPTPVAGVVGIMEDAERMMTMHFRGPGRSLVLLRGSEPGDLTDAQAEFGSSEYASQVLGSMWGFPPALELSQEAALQKCLLELIREGLLESAHDCSEGGLAVAAAESGFVQEIGARLELVSGGLPAEVLLFGEDASRVLVSCDEKNVRRIQETGLRYGVAADAVGRTLPDKLEILVDGKPVVSAAVSELKQAWAQALEQALDVSAMTPTTV